Within the Engystomops pustulosus unplaced genomic scaffold, aEngPut4.maternal MAT_SCAFFOLD_218, whole genome shotgun sequence genome, the region ACCTCCTAATGCAATACATATGTGTTCTATTCTCTTGTATGACTGGACACTATAATAATCTTTAGAAAGTGACAGATTCTGGGGAGCATattcaaataaaacaagacattactgagtacaaaccgtcatatgaaacaataggaacctGACATTTTCTGGAAAACAGACATGAGAAGTAcctagaattggttaataaagagttacaGGTTGCAtgcggttagcgagtgtgataggcctgcctcaataaatgggttttaagagcacgtttgaagctttgggggttcGGTATTCCatggaattggtgcagctcgggagaagtccttaaGAGAGAGAAGTGCTTAAATTTGGTAACATGGCTCTTAGAAAAAGAATTGCAtatgtctattttcagattttgaatCTCGTGTATTTATCGAAATAACCCctttttcaacacatttggacTTTTGGCGTTGGGAGTGCCAGCcgtcaccaaaattgaaaaagctCTAGgttaaatcaatgtaatttttcctggggaatctgaAACTGTGAtaaaaatgggggttcccatttaaaggacatctaccaccaggatgaaaaactgtatagaaatgagtctgtggggctccacgctccattaatacctatggaacctggagcccctcaggttcatttgcatacaatccttcatcctagtagtagataccctttaaaggaaacctaccatttcaaagcataaactgcttcgtcgctgcgtgcgcacgatcgtgcgcgcgcctacataggaaatgccgcaggcgttgcgcgcagcgccgaagcggcttctgctataaagtttaaaaagtgttaaaaccgcgataccgcggttttaacactaacgaaactaagcaccggcaccagctcaccctgagctggtgctcggtgtttacagcttaaacctaccatttgaaatggtaggtttcctttaaggtttctaAGTTGCCCCCGCCTAAGGGATGGGCAGATGAGGTGCTTGgtttcattggatagatttttgaaaaatatgacacattttttaattttttcaatccaatgtgtattttgctATGTATTCCACCATTCCACACTTTCTCTTACACCCTCTTTATTTGTTAATATGGAGGcacagttactatattggctactgtggtactACTATAACAATATTTCCTACTGTAAGATCACCGTTTCTATGTTGGCTATTGTGGGAGCAAGCTTTGTTTGAGTTGAAAGAAAAGATTTTACAAAAGTCGATGTACATAATTTATTAACTTACATTTatacaaaattggaaaaaataccAATTTATGAGAGAACTTAGTGACTTCAAAGAAAACAAAGTCATGttacatgttaaaaacatgtTAACTCCAAACATCCCAGTGTGCAACACCACCGTATCAGGGTATGACACTATGAGCCAAGACTGGAGCTCCAAGTATTATCAAATCTTGAGGCCCAGGTAGAGCGAAGGTCAGTACTAAGAAAAGCTCTTATTAGGGTAAGAGTGGATTCTAGACcacccagaaaaaaaacaaacaaacaaaaaacattgaatgataaacattttttctttatttgagcCCAGGTTGCCCCCCTCATGTGGCATCAAAACAGCACATTGCAGGAGACCTAGACAAGAACCAGGTGAACATTGTCTATCTTCACCAAGTAATATTGAGGATATACTTTTACTCCAAATACCATTTATTATATTGTGTGCTTTAAACTTTGAAGAACATGACTTTTGATCATTACAACATTGCTGTAGCAGCCTCCTAGTTTTACTTCCATGCCTCTTCATTGTGTTTCAGTTCCctgcagagagaagaaaaaaaaaaggaataagaaaacaaaaaaacagtaaATCAAGAATAGGGTCTGTAGTATGTTACAATGTAGGTGTGCAAGTAAAGTGTGTCTGCTCTGTTCACCTCCGAGAGGGTTGTCTAAACTGCATACAACTGTAACAAAATCTACGAATCATTACAAGAGTGTTTTTAAttgaatatgatatatatatattactgtagtgTTGCAATATGAAATGTCAAGCCTCAGaaatttgatgaagttttcattacacaaagactATATTTTATGTGTATGATATTATTTTTCTGTGGTACAACACTTCCAGCATACCAGTACTATGCACATTGCCAGACCCCAAAGAAAACAAGGATGGCCTTACCTCTGGAAAAGTTTACTTTTATTCTTGAAAAGACTCATCCTGGAATCATTCCATCTATCAAGATAGTATCCAACAACAGCTCCTAGGGGCACCAGTGCATACGTCCACCTTTCTCGGATATGTGTAATAATATTCACCATGGTGGCATGGAAGAAAGGTAAATACATTAATCAACTGTGAAACTGTCCACCATTGTGTGGAAAAGTAATAAAAGAATAAAGTTGCATAACTCTACCATATgctcatattgggggagatttatcatacgctggtttaGGCCTATT harbors:
- the LOC140109551 gene encoding NADH dehydrogenase [ubiquinone] 1 beta subcomplex subunit 1-like, yielding MYLPFFHATMVNIITHIRERWTYALVPLGAVVGYYLDRWNDSRMSLFKNKSKLFQRELKHNEEAWK